A stretch of the Solanum dulcamara chromosome 6, daSolDulc1.2, whole genome shotgun sequence genome encodes the following:
- the LOC129892886 gene encoding uncharacterized protein LOC129892886 translates to MNEAVDAANKNIKRILRKMIDHYKHWHENLSFALLDYRTTISTSTGATPYLLVYGTEAVLPMEVEIPSLRIIQEAELSDVKWTQSRYEQLMLIDENRMNAVCHKQLYQHRKAKAFNKKVRLRQFDPGQLVLKWIFPHQDEAKGKFAPNWHGPYVVHRVFPGGALILAEMDEKIWLKVINSDAVKKYYV, encoded by the coding sequence ATGAATGAAGCAGTTGATGCTGCTAACAagaatatcaaaagaatattgCGGAAGATGATTGATCATTACAAGCATTGGCATGAGAATTTGTCGTTTGCCCTCCTCGACTATCGCACCACCATTAGTACATCGACTGGGGCAACACCTTATCTTTTGGTTTATGGAACAGAAGCAGTATTACCAATGGAAGTTGAGATACCATCCCTGAGGATTATCCAAGAAGCTGAattgagtgatgtcaaatggacaCAAAGTCGATATGAACAGTTGATGCTCATTGATGAAAACAGAATGAATGCAGTTTGTCACAAACAACTTTATCAACATAGGAAAGCCAAAGCTTTCAACAAGAAGGTAAGACTTAGACAGTTCGACCCGGGACAATTGGTTTTGAAGTGGATATTCCCACACCAAGATGAAGCTAAAGGGAAGTTTGCGCCTAACTGGCATGGGCCTTATGTGGTTCACCGAGTATTTCCCGGAGGAGCATTGATTCTAGCAGAAATGGACGAAAAGATATGGCTGAAAGTCATCAATTCGGATGCGGTTAAGAAATACTATGTCTAG